In a genomic window of Feifania hominis:
- a CDS encoding DUF4358 domain-containing protein produces the protein MKRLFLCLLVLTVLLTGCAGSAREVDLAALGEELFTSGVFSDELDAPGGSVAGALYDLPDQTETTLYISSGATAEELALFRAASDADAKLIESAANRRLTQQKTAFEGYLPDECEKLDRAVIRRSGRYVVLCVAHDADTAQQIIEHRFK, from the coding sequence ATGAAACGTCTTTTTCTCTGTCTGCTCGTGCTCACTGTGCTTCTCACCGGCTGCGCCGGCTCGGCGCGCGAAGTGGATCTTGCAGCTCTCGGTGAGGAACTTTTCACTTCCGGTGTCTTCTCCGATGAGCTCGATGCGCCCGGCGGCTCTGTCGCCGGGGCGCTCTACGATCTTCCCGACCAGACTGAAACCACGCTCTACATAAGTTCCGGCGCGACTGCGGAGGAACTCGCTCTGTTTCGGGCGGCAAGCGACGCCGATGCAAAACTCATCGAGTCGGCCGCAAATCGGCGTCTCACACAGCAGAAAACCGCCTTTGAGGGGTATCTGCCCGACGAGTGCGAAAAACTCGACCGCGCCGTGATTCGGCGTTCGGGCCGCTATGTGGTCCTCTGTGTGGCCCACGACGCCGACACCGCACAGCAGATCATAGAACACCGCTTCAAATAG
- a CDS encoding TetR-like C-terminal domain-containing protein gives MAQTTKRALAASLKKMLSKKPLDKITVKDITDDCELNRQTFYYHFQDIYDLVEWIFQTEAEQVIGGNRTLDTWQEGFLQLFDYVLENRELALNVYRSLSRDTLEEYLRRVTFALLMSVINEQAENLPVSDADKRFIADFYKHAFVGLMLDWVRSGMKEDPAAIVRRLNILIEGDIEKALEKFEKS, from the coding sequence ATGGCTCAGACGACCAAGCGCGCGCTCGCGGCATCGCTGAAAAAGATGCTCTCAAAAAAGCCTCTCGACAAGATTACGGTCAAAGACATCACCGATGACTGTGAACTCAACCGCCAGACGTTCTACTACCACTTTCAGGATATCTACGACCTGGTGGAGTGGATCTTTCAAACAGAGGCCGAGCAGGTCATTGGCGGCAACCGGACGCTTGATACCTGGCAGGAGGGCTTCTTACAGCTCTTTGATTATGTTTTGGAAAATCGGGAGCTTGCTCTCAACGTCTACCGTTCACTCAGCCGGGATACTTTAGAGGAGTATCTGCGCCGCGTCACCTTTGCGCTTTTGATGTCCGTGATCAATGAGCAGGCAGAGAACCTGCCTGTCAGTGATGCGGACAAACGCTTCATCGCCGACTTTTACAAGCACGCCTTTGTCGGCCTCATGCTCGACTGGGTGCGTTCGGGGATGAAAGAGGACCCCGCGGCCATTGTGCGGCGCCTCAACATTCTCATCGAGGGCGATATTGAAAAGGCTCTCGAAAAATTTGAAAAAAGCTGA
- a CDS encoding ATP-binding protein produces the protein MMLIDPRFAARKSMGIALVSVLLAVGTTTALGLLLGGPYCELAGVAVVAVAAFYLARRRDFRTLFAVCSSLLFEVCCHLLSEVLLSLLKPPGAIWIRAAVFAAGIMVVWFLLRPRLLEMARGVEWGWGRLCLVPLLMALSMLMLLSDRDTAMGEPMHLAGATAVLVTAIVLYGVLTFLFLQLERQSEMQRENMLLQTQVSAMENQLGVLQDQQRERIIYHDLRHYAQVISACMQRGEREEALENLETLCSVVNTLEEREQARIYCKSLTLNAALSHYIQLAEQMGISVTTSLDFPDEFAVDKLELSVVFANAIENAINACLRMPAGAERKISLVSYPYRRRQYIEISNTCAEQVSFDRKSGRPLTDRDGHGTGSLSIAAFAQKYGALLRYENSDGWFSLRLLL, from the coding sequence ATGATGCTGATTGACCCTCGGTTTGCTGCGCGTAAATCCATGGGCATTGCGTTGGTTTCCGTCCTGCTTGCGGTGGGCACAACGACAGCTCTGGGGCTTTTGCTCGGCGGCCCCTACTGCGAACTGGCAGGTGTTGCGGTGGTGGCGGTAGCTGCATTTTACCTTGCGCGCCGCCGCGATTTTAGAACACTCTTCGCCGTGTGTTCCTCCCTGCTGTTTGAAGTGTGCTGCCACCTGCTCAGCGAAGTGCTGCTCAGCCTTTTAAAACCACCCGGCGCAATCTGGATTCGTGCGGCCGTTTTCGCGGCTGGCATTATGGTGGTGTGGTTTCTTCTGCGCCCGAGACTGCTCGAGATGGCGCGCGGCGTTGAGTGGGGTTGGGGGAGACTGTGTCTGGTGCCGCTGCTGATGGCACTGAGTATGCTGATGCTTCTCTCCGACAGGGATACCGCAATGGGCGAGCCGATGCACCTGGCGGGGGCGACGGCGGTGCTCGTGACGGCAATTGTCCTTTACGGCGTATTAACTTTCCTGTTTTTACAGCTGGAACGCCAGAGTGAGATGCAGCGAGAGAATATGCTTTTGCAGACGCAGGTCAGCGCGATGGAAAACCAGCTCGGCGTCTTGCAGGATCAACAGCGGGAGAGGATCATCTATCACGATCTGCGCCACTACGCCCAGGTGATATCCGCCTGCATGCAGCGCGGCGAGAGGGAGGAGGCGCTTGAAAATCTTGAGACGCTGTGCAGCGTTGTGAACACCCTGGAAGAGAGGGAACAGGCGCGTATCTATTGTAAGAGTCTCACACTCAATGCCGCACTGTCGCACTATATTCAGCTCGCCGAGCAGATGGGGATCTCCGTGACAACCAGTCTGGACTTCCCGGATGAGTTCGCGGTGGATAAACTGGAGCTCTCCGTGGTCTTTGCCAATGCCATTGAAAATGCGATTAATGCCTGTCTGCGTATGCCTGCAGGAGCCGAGCGAAAGATCAGTCTGGTCAGTTATCCCTATCGCCGGCGGCAGTATATCGAAATCTCCAATACCTGCGCCGAGCAGGTCAGTTTTGACCGGAAGTCCGGTCGCCCTCTCACCGACCGGGACGGTCACGGCACGGGAAGCCTCAGCATTGCAGCCTTTGCCCAAAAATACGGGGCGCTACTGCGCTATGAGAATTCGGATGGGTGGTTTTCACTCAGGCTGCTGTTATAA
- a CDS encoding GDSL-type esterase/lipase family protein yields the protein MQIEYYTITRKTTRKRRRKLPLIGVFALFLLTTLVMFHIPFVGHAGRQQDTEPPIEEAPTPHAPMSGNQSAQDTPQDLPTQSAVLEPAVPHTPPADYDFSSHVPVSEVVSDDWFADAVFLGDSRTDGFLLYTGIPATGIAQKGLMVDTFFTRACFEQPGGEKITAAEKLAGLDSVEKVYLMFGINEIGWTYGSVFAARYGELIDHVRELYPGAAIYVQSIPPVSKKESAKGECTNERIREYNDRLSVLAEEKQVYFVDVAEALTGADGALPDEAATDGVHLKKSYCALWLDYLKTHTVS from the coding sequence ATGCAAATAGAGTATTACACCATCACGAGAAAAACCACCAGGAAACGCCGCCGAAAACTGCCTCTGATCGGCGTCTTTGCCCTCTTTCTGCTGACGACGCTGGTGATGTTCCACATTCCCTTTGTTGGCCACGCCGGCCGGCAGCAGGACACCGAGCCGCCCATCGAAGAGGCGCCGACTCCCCACGCTCCCATGTCCGGCAATCAATCGGCACAGGACACCCCGCAGGATCTGCCGACGCAGAGCGCCGTACTGGAGCCTGCCGTCCCCCACACGCCGCCGGCGGACTATGACTTCTCCTCCCATGTGCCCGTGAGCGAGGTGGTCAGCGACGACTGGTTTGCCGACGCCGTCTTTCTCGGCGACTCGCGCACCGACGGCTTTCTGCTCTACACCGGCATCCCCGCGACGGGCATTGCTCAAAAGGGGCTGATGGTCGATACCTTTTTCACCAGGGCCTGTTTTGAACAGCCGGGCGGTGAAAAAATCACGGCTGCCGAAAAGCTCGCAGGTCTTGACTCGGTTGAAAAGGTCTATCTGATGTTTGGCATCAACGAGATCGGCTGGACCTACGGCAGCGTCTTTGCCGCGCGTTACGGCGAGCTGATTGACCATGTGCGTGAGCTCTATCCCGGGGCGGCAATCTATGTGCAGTCCATCCCCCCGGTCTCAAAAAAAGAATCGGCCAAAGGCGAGTGCACCAATGAGCGCATCCGGGAATACAACGACCGTCTCTCCGTTCTGGCCGAGGAAAAGCAGGTCTACTTCGTCGATGTGGCCGAGGCACTCACCGGCGCCGACGGTGCTCTGCCCGACGAGGCCGCGACCGACGGGGTCCACCTCAAGAAGAGCTACTGCGCCCTGTGGCTCGACTATCTGAAAACCCACACGGTATCTTAA
- a CDS encoding ArsR/SmtB family transcription factor, giving the protein MHAHEDIIKKVTEQLPEDELLYDLAELFKIFGDSTRIKILYVLFEAEMCVCDIAQLLGISQSAVSHQLRQLKQSKLVKYRREGKTVFYSLADGHVRTIINQGLEHIGE; this is encoded by the coding sequence ATGCATGCGCATGAGGATATCATCAAGAAAGTCACCGAACAGCTGCCCGAGGACGAACTTCTCTACGACCTCGCCGAGCTCTTCAAGATCTTCGGCGACTCCACCCGCATCAAAATCCTCTATGTTCTCTTTGAGGCCGAGATGTGCGTGTGCGACATTGCGCAGCTGCTCGGCATCTCCCAATCGGCGGTGTCTCATCAGCTTCGTCAGCTCAAACAGAGCAAGCTCGTCAAGTACCGCCGCGAGGGCAAGACCGTCTTCTACTCACTGGCCGACGGGCATGTGAGAACCATTATCAACCAGGGCCTCGAGCACATCGGGGAATGA
- a CDS encoding cation transporter gives MKKKFKLHDLDCANCAAKMETAIKKIDGVTDATVSFMTQRLTLEADEARFDDILKEAVRVCKKVEPDCTIEL, from the coding sequence GTGAAAAAGAAATTCAAGCTGCATGATCTCGACTGCGCCAACTGCGCCGCCAAGATGGAGACTGCCATCAAAAAAATCGACGGCGTCACCGACGCCACCGTCAGTTTTATGACCCAGCGCCTGACCCTTGAGGCCGACGAGGCCCGTTTCGACGACATTCTCAAAGAGGCTGTGCGGGTCTGTAAAAAAGTGGAGCCCGACTGCACCATTGAGCTCTGA
- a CDS encoding GNAT family N-acetyltransferase, protein MRRERGLAYCGLACCLCEQKESCPGCRNEGCGEREWCKNYNCCRERGYDGCWQCPEFPCETLMLAKMRIRAFARFIGRHGEQYMLDCLEANERRGVAYHANGKLLGDYDRCRDEQEVFDMLEGGAAPPAAPAAPACTVRHRRAGGRTVMETERLILREMTQDDLPDLRELLTDRRVMWAYEHDFTETEVREWLDRQRTRYRSDGIGLWAVILQRTGEFVGQAGLTWQTIDSGERVLEIGYLLKAAHWHNGYASEAASACKRYAYRHFFGAPRVCSIIRTDNAASQIVAERIGMRREREFTKRFFAGERPHYLYSVENTARDYLRLRSLRKQENLTQQQLADRLGMNKITYARYEKGERELPLDAAIRAAQFYGVSLDYLVGLSDKRE, encoded by the coding sequence ATGAGACGGGAGAGGGGCCTTGCCTACTGCGGACTCGCCTGCTGTCTGTGCGAACAGAAGGAGAGCTGTCCCGGCTGCCGCAACGAGGGCTGTGGGGAGCGTGAGTGGTGTAAAAATTACAACTGCTGCCGTGAGCGCGGCTATGACGGCTGCTGGCAGTGTCCGGAGTTTCCCTGCGAGACTCTCATGCTCGCCAAGATGAGAATCCGTGCCTTTGCGCGCTTCATCGGGCGGCATGGGGAGCAGTACATGCTCGACTGCCTCGAGGCAAACGAGCGCCGGGGCGTCGCCTACCACGCAAACGGGAAGCTCCTCGGCGACTACGACCGCTGCCGTGACGAGCAGGAGGTCTTCGACATGCTCGAGGGCGGCGCGGCCCCGCCGGCCGCACCGGCTGCCCCTGCGTGTACGGTCCGGCATCGGCGCGCCGGCGGCAGGACGGTCATGGAGACCGAGCGGCTCATTCTGCGCGAGATGACGCAGGATGATCTGCCTGACCTGCGCGAGCTGCTCACGGACAGACGGGTCATGTGGGCCTATGAGCACGACTTCACCGAGACTGAGGTGCGCGAGTGGCTCGACCGCCAGCGTACGCGCTACCGAAGCGACGGCATTGGCCTTTGGGCTGTTATTTTACAGCGCACAGGCGAGTTCGTGGGGCAGGCCGGACTCACATGGCAGACGATCGACAGCGGCGAGCGTGTGCTTGAAATCGGCTATCTGCTCAAGGCCGCCCACTGGCACAACGGCTATGCCTCGGAGGCGGCGAGCGCCTGCAAACGCTATGCCTACCGCCATTTCTTTGGCGCGCCGCGCGTCTGCAGCATCATCAGGACGGACAACGCGGCAAGCCAGATTGTCGCCGAGCGCATTGGCATGAGGCGTGAGCGGGAATTCACCAAACGCTTTTTCGCGGGAGAGCGCCCACACTATCTCTACAGTGTGGAAAACACCGCGCGGGACTACCTGCGCCTGCGCAGTCTGCGCAAACAGGAAAACCTCACCCAGCAGCAGCTCGCCGATCGGCTCGGCATGAACAAGATTACCTATGCCCGCTATGAGAAAGGCGAGCGGGAGCTTCCGCTCGACGCGGCCATCCGCGCCGCTCAGTTCTACGGTGTGAGCCTCGACTATCTTGTGGGCCTGAGCGACAAGAGAGAATAA
- a CDS encoding heavy metal translocating P-type ATPase, giving the protein MNKRQKLTLARILIAAAVFAAGYFVSESLRLPVYLVSYAVIGWDVLWRALRNIARGQVFDENFLMAIATVGAFAIGDYPEGVFVMLFYQVGELFQSYAVGRSRRSIASLMDIRPDYANVERDGKLIQVDPDDIAIGDVIVVKPGEKIPLDGTVAEGNSTVNTAALTGESLPREVRAGDPVISGCVNISGLLRVSVTKEYGESTVSKILDLVENASSKKARAENFITRFARYYTPAVVIGAALLAVLPPLVAGGAWGEWIHRALIFLVISCPCALVISVPLSFFGGIGGAGKCGILVKGGNYLEALAETETVVFDKTGTLTRGSFAVTAVHPDQLSESALLELAALAECYSDHPISRSLLAAYGRAPERSRIGQFEEIPGHGVRALIDGKTICAGNGKLMEQIGAQWRECHHVGTIVHVAVDGEYAGHIVISDEIKQDAAAAVKALKEQGIRTVMLTGDAQKVGEYVAAQLGIDEVHTELLPGDKVERVEALLAAKSPRGRLAFVGDGINDAPVLSRADIGIAMGGLGSDAAIEAADIVLMDDQPSKIATALRISRRTLRIVRQNIVFALGVKALVLLLGAFGVATMWEAVFADVGVSVIAILNAMRALNVKNL; this is encoded by the coding sequence ATGAACAAGCGACAAAAGCTCACGCTCGCGCGCATTTTGATCGCCGCCGCGGTCTTTGCGGCGGGCTATTTCGTCAGTGAGTCTCTCCGGCTGCCGGTCTACCTTGTCTCCTACGCTGTCATCGGATGGGATGTGCTGTGGCGCGCTCTGCGCAACATCGCCCGCGGCCAGGTTTTCGACGAGAACTTTCTCATGGCCATTGCAACAGTCGGTGCTTTCGCCATCGGCGACTATCCGGAGGGCGTGTTCGTCATGCTCTTCTATCAGGTCGGCGAGCTCTTCCAGAGCTATGCGGTCGGCCGCTCGCGGCGCTCCATTGCGAGTCTGATGGACATTCGCCCCGACTATGCCAACGTCGAGCGCGACGGCAAACTGATACAGGTTGATCCGGACGACATTGCCATCGGCGACGTCATCGTCGTCAAGCCCGGCGAAAAGATTCCCCTCGACGGCACCGTCGCCGAGGGGAACTCCACAGTCAATACCGCGGCGCTCACCGGAGAGTCCCTGCCGCGCGAGGTGCGCGCAGGCGACCCGGTCATCAGCGGCTGCGTCAACATCTCGGGACTTCTTCGCGTGAGCGTGACGAAAGAGTACGGCGAATCCACAGTCTCTAAAATCCTGGACCTTGTGGAAAACGCCAGCTCGAAAAAAGCCCGGGCCGAGAATTTCATCACCCGCTTTGCCCGCTACTATACCCCCGCCGTCGTCATCGGCGCTGCGCTGCTCGCCGTACTGCCGCCGCTTGTTGCAGGCGGCGCATGGGGCGAATGGATTCACCGCGCGCTGATCTTTTTGGTCATCTCCTGCCCCTGCGCGCTGGTCATCTCCGTTCCCCTGAGCTTCTTCGGCGGCATTGGCGGCGCGGGCAAGTGCGGCATTCTCGTCAAGGGCGGCAACTATCTTGAGGCTCTCGCCGAGACGGAGACGGTGGTCTTCGACAAGACCGGCACGCTCACCAGGGGCTCTTTTGCCGTGACGGCGGTTCACCCGGATCAGCTCTCCGAGAGCGCCCTGCTGGAGCTCGCGGCGCTTGCGGAGTGCTATTCCGACCACCCCATCTCGCGCTCTCTTCTCGCTGCCTACGGCCGGGCGCCCGAGCGCAGCCGGATCGGACAATTTGAGGAGATTCCCGGCCACGGTGTGCGGGCTCTCATCGACGGCAAGACAATCTGCGCCGGAAACGGAAAACTCATGGAGCAGATCGGTGCCCAGTGGCGCGAGTGCCACCATGTCGGCACCATAGTCCACGTCGCGGTCGACGGCGAATACGCCGGTCACATCGTGATCTCCGATGAGATCAAGCAGGACGCAGCGGCCGCCGTCAAGGCTCTCAAAGAGCAGGGGATCCGCACGGTGATGCTCACCGGCGACGCACAGAAAGTCGGCGAGTACGTCGCAGCGCAGCTCGGCATCGACGAGGTGCACACCGAGCTGCTGCCGGGCGACAAGGTTGAGCGTGTTGAGGCGCTGCTCGCGGCAAAATCGCCGAGGGGTCGTCTCGCCTTTGTCGGCGATGGCATCAACGATGCCCCGGTTCTCTCGCGGGCGGATATCGGCATTGCGATGGGCGGCCTCGGCTCCGATGCCGCCATCGAGGCCGCCGACATCGTACTCATGGACGACCAGCCCTCTAAAATCGCAACCGCGCTTCGCATCTCGCGGCGTACACTGCGCATCGTGCGGCAGAATATCGTCTTTGCTCTCGGCGTCAAGGCCCTCGTGCTGCTGCTCGGCGCTTTCGGCGTCGCCACCATGTGGGAGGCCGTCTTTGCCGACGTCGGCGTCTCAGTGATTGCCATTCTCAACGCCATGAGAGCGCTGAACGTCAAAAATCTCTGA